In Chengkuizengella sediminis, the sequence GACACGAGATAGAGATAGCTCTAGATCAGGGAGGATTTGGACGTGGTCAAATTATTTGTCGGGACTTACAAACGGGAGTTCTTTCAGGAGGGACAGAATCACGTACAGATGGTGCGATTTCAGCTTATTAGTTCCTCTATGTTAACACATCCATGTTAAATTAAATATAAAAATAAGGTTTTATCCTGAATTTTTTTGAACAAAAAATAAAGGGGAAAAGATGGTTTTTTTCCCCGTTATTTAATAATGTGAATTATATTCTTTCTGAATGATTACTTTTTATACTTAATGATTGTCCCCATAATAAAATCGATCAGAAAGTGAGCAATAATAGGTACCCAAAGCGTTTCAGTTTGGATATAAATCCAACCTAATCCGTAACTAATACTAAAAACAAGACCCGTCATTAACCAATGCTGTAAATAACGAATGTGAATAGCAGCAAATAATATACTTGTCCAGTATGGTCCAAATACATGTTGGATTGCTCCTCTAAATAAAAGCTCTTCACAAATAGCTACAATCAGTGATATTAAGAATATGTGCCACAAAGGGCGATTTTTAAATATCCGTTCATTAATGCCACCGTCATCTGAAATTTCTTCTGGGACCCACCTAGATATAAGTAAATCAAAAACAAGAACTGCAATAGCAAATCCAATTCCCCAACCTAAAGCTTGAGCATAGGATTCAGGAAGTCGTAAGATTTCTATAACACTTCTTCCTTGGAAAAAAATAATGATGAGACCGATAAAAAGTGTAAGTAATTGAGTGAAATATAAATTATATAACAATAACTTATCGCTCATTTTAGCAACGTTAACGTTTTTAAACTGCAGTTTTATTTTTAATTTTTTTTTCATCCCATCCCGCCTTTTAGTATAGGTTTTTCTCATTTATTATCATTAATTATTAATCATATTGAAATCCTTGTAACAAAGAAACGGCAGAAATCCCACCATTGACATTTTTTACATTATCAAATCCATTTTGAATCAGATATTGGCAAACATGTTGACTTCTAATACCATGAGCACAAAGAACATATAACGTTTTGTCTTTTGGGAGCTCAGAACATTGTTCGGGGATCGTATTCATTGGATAAAGTAAACTATTTTCCAAATGATAGTAGTCCCATTCACACTTTTCTCTAACATCAATGATTATACCATCTAGAGATTTATTTTTTAAATGCTGATTAAAATCGTCAGCTGAAATTTCATATGAATTCATATTTATTCACTTCCCTAACCTAGATATTAATTTTAAATCCTAGTATTAAATAGATTTACATTATGAAGAATAACCAAAATTCAATATTTATTCAAGAAAAAAACATTGCAATTGTATAAGTAGTTGCTATAAAATAAAAGATAGTAAAGCTAAATGATTAATTAGTTGAATGTCTGGATCTTAATTGATACATTTATTAATTTCATATCATAAATACAATGAAGGAATTAAACATAGCTACATCTTAAGAGAGTCGTTGGTTGGTGCAAAACGACGATGAAACTATGTGGAGCACTCCTGAGTTATTATACTGAAACTGTTAAAGTAAGTATAATCGGCAAAAACACCGTTAACTATAAGGTCAATGACCATAAAGATTACTTATGTAAATAAGTAATGAAATAGGGTGGTACCACGAAAATAAACTCTCGTCCCTATCATACACGAAGTATGAGGATTGAAGGGTTTTTTTGTATTTGCAATGACTTTAATTCTGTATAACTTTACTGTGTAATTAAATCAATTAATTACACGTTTAGATAAATAAAAAAAGTAGCAAACTAAGGAGGAGTACCATACATGTTTAAAGTATTAGTATCAGATCCAATTAGTGATCTAGGAATTCAAAAACTTTTTGATGCAAGAGATGTGACAGTAGTTAAAGAAACAGGACTAAGCGAAGAAGAACTTATTAAAATCATATCAGATTTTGATGCACTATTAGTACGAAGTCAAACTAAGGTTACAAGAAGAATTATGGAAGCCGCTTCTAAACTAAAGGTGATTGGTAGAGCAGGTGTTGGTGTAGACAATATTGATTTGGATGCTGCTACACAAAGAGGGGTTATCGTTATTAATGCTCCAGATGGTAATACAATATCCACTTGTGAACATACCTTTGCAATGATGATGGCTGTAGCTCGAAATATTCCCCAAGGTTATAAAAAAACTATTTCAGGGGAATGGGATCGAAAGTCATTTGTAGGGGTAGAGCTTAACAACA encodes:
- a CDS encoding type II CAAX endopeptidase family protein: MKKKLKIKLQFKNVNVAKMSDKLLLYNLYFTQLLTLFIGLIIIFFQGRSVIEILRLPESYAQALGWGIGFAIAVLVFDLLISRWVPEEISDDGGINERIFKNRPLWHIFLISLIVAICEELLFRGAIQHVFGPYWTSILFAAIHIRYLQHWLMTGLVFSISYGLGWIYIQTETLWVPIIAHFLIDFIMGTIIKYKK
- a CDS encoding rhodanese-like domain-containing protein produces the protein MNSYEISADDFNQHLKNKSLDGIIIDVREKCEWDYYHLENSLLYPMNTIPEQCSELPKDKTLYVLCAHGIRSQHVCQYLIQNGFDNVKNVNGGISAVSLLQGFQYD